One stretch of Lytechinus variegatus isolate NC3 chromosome 17, Lvar_3.0, whole genome shotgun sequence DNA includes these proteins:
- the LOC121430560 gene encoding uncharacterized protein LOC121430560, whose amino-acid sequence MRFPVCPVKQIIKHAYFLPYGSSPEFEDTELLPTADDFSRIEDLTNPFHFGSMSFPRFEVTANGMVFLRKAGDASSQRNPVLGVFAGDVNNLLLGNIYFRKSEQGTDATTCAQAEQAILEATPEFIGQSLLTIVVVTWEDVPENKCFAIPTCEAGIGYLEPTESRELFAPFNPSSSHILWRVTDGDVPNDLLSNSNYGVPGSYLFEVSNTIREIGKGMAV is encoded by the exons CATACTTCCTTCCATACGGAAGTTCGCCTGAATTTGAGGATACTGAGCTGTTACCTACGGCTGACGATTTCTCAAGAATTGAAGACCTCACCAATCCATTTCACTTCGGAAGTATGAGTTTTCCTAGGTTTGAG gTTACGGCCAATGGTATGGTATTTTTACGAAAAGCTGGAGACGCATCATCTCAACGAAATCCAGTCCTTGGAGTATTTGCAGGCGATGTTAATAACCTATTATTAGGCAACATTTACTTCAG GAAATCAGAGCAGGGTACTGACGCAACAACATGTGCTCAAGCTGAACAGGCAATTCTAGAAGCTACCCCTGAGTTTATTGGTCAGTCATTGCTCACAATAGTAGTCGTGACATGGGAAGATGTAcctgaaaataaatgtttcGCTATACCAACCTGTGAG GCTGGCATAGGCTATCTCGAACCGACCGAATCACGGGAACTGTTTGCCCCTTTCAATCCATCCTCGTCTCACATTCTCTGGCGTGTCACTGACGGGGATGTACCTAACGATCTCCTATCGAATTCTAACTATGGAGTACCGGGAAGCTATCTATTCGAAGTATCAAATACAATTCGTGAAATAGGGAAAGGTATGGCAGTTTAG